The Sabethes cyaneus chromosome 1, idSabCyanKW18_F2, whole genome shotgun sequence DNA segment tctgtagctgctacgctccacctaggtggttgCCGGAGCAGATGCTAAACGAGCTCATGGGCCGCAaccccgttgtcattggaggagacttcaatgcttgggctgtagcaggtgcactacccctAAAGGACAAAGCTTACTAGAAGCTGTGTCCAAGCTGGACGTAAGTCTGGCAAACGTGGggtccgtcagtaccttttgtagtgaggtacaacaatcgatcatcgatatcaccttctgcagcccaacatTGCTAGCCAACATGGGTTGGAGGATGTCAGATGAGTACATGCATAGCGATCACCAAGCTATCCGGTatacgattgaacgacggactGCACGGTcacgcgggttgaagtcgactggtaggaggtggaaagtgaaggccttcgataaagacctgttcgttgaagcactcagcgcagagagcaaccgctcgaacctgagtgtcCGTGAGCTGATCAACGTGCTAacacgggcatgtgataccactatgcccaggacggggcagccaacgaacggtcgtcgctcggtatactggtggagcgaGACCATTGCTCAGCTTCGCTCCagatgccacagagcgagaaggctagcgcagaaggcccggaccgatggagatgctgaagctcggggagtcgAACTTAGAGTGGCCAAGCTGGCGCTCaacaaggaggttaggcgtagtaAGAAATCCTGCtttcaggagctatgccgcGATGCAGATTCgaacccctggggtggtgcataccagggtgtgaaaaagatgacgggtgcatccgctccgcaggaaacctgcccccaaaagctgtcCCCAAAAATCATCGTGGATGGGCTCTTTCCGTAACACGATCCTGTTTAGTAGCCtacgaccccgtacggtcaatcgaatgatgtcctcattccggtcacgaatgaggaactcatcgtaattgccaggggtttaaaaacgaagaaagcgcccggtcctgacgggattccgaacgaggcactcaaaatgGCGATTCAAGCATATCCcaatatgtttagagagacgcttcagaactgcctagaggtatgcgaatttccagacaaatggaaagtccaaataTTGGTcttgcccaggtaaccaataagcattagtataagcagtaaatcaatcgtttattagcatccctggcgttttatactgtaggttgctgtttatcagccttttgactgcataactgttgtaaattggcatccataattctatttaaaatcttcttgtcggtaactagctgcaaataagcattgcgaGCACTagaagagggctagcagtaaagtagtcgCATATttggccaaaatagcatttaagtagcatttaaggcaacttaaatgcttattggcttgcatttaaattgcattggaaatgcttattggttacctgggtgctGCCAAAGCTGGGGAAAccacctggtgatccctcgtacaggccaatttgcctattggacacgttaggcaaaGTGCTGGaacgggtaatcctaaacaggctgacgcctgtggtgGACAGTAATGTCGGGCTGGCAAgctcgcagtttggcttccgtgaggggaagtccactgtagacacCATGAAGTCCGTAGTGGAAACAGCGCTAACTGGAGTGCAATCGcgctagcgctgcataggattaGGGTActggatcatctatgcaggttgtttaaaagttacttcgagaaccggacgcaacgctagtgtacgacacggcggatggggcgaagaagtacaacatgacagcgggtgttccacagggttcgattctggGCACCgcgctctggaatgccatgtacgatggggcgctgaggctcgaacttcccactggggtcgagatcactggcttcgccgatgatatcgtccttacagtggtaggcgagtttctagaggaggtggaaatcGGCATCGGCTGGCATCGGACGCCATAAGCAATAGAGGGTCGGATGGCGGgtgtcaatctacgattggcccaccacaaGATGGAAGTGGTAATGATCAGTAACCGCATTGCAGGCCAAAATCATCGTtggaggacaggtgattgtctccaaacgaagtgtgaagtacctgggtgttatggcagacaacaggctgaacttcaccagccatgtggattatgcttgtggtaacgcgtcaacagcggttactgcgctgtccaagatcatgccgaacggctatggtcctagcagcagtaagagatggctgatggccagcgttgccatgtcagTGCTACGAAATGGTGCACCggcatgggccccggctttggatagtaagcgcaatcaggcatctctgaacaaggtgttcaggctgttggtATTACGCGTTgcgttattgcagccatgattcccatatgcatacttctaggtgaggacatcgagtgtcacaggcagaggaacgtcaggggcgctaagGATAGAGTTAGCCTGGACtatattaggcgttggcaggcggagtGGGATCACGCTGAACACGGCAGGatgacccataggctgatccagaacatctcgTTCTGGATCGGTAGAAggcgtttgcacggtagccgaggaaacggcggagcatgtgatgtttcactgcccgcgtttcGTGGCCGCTCGGCGGGCGATGCTTGCGGTTGCTGGAGAAGGCagcaacgccgacaacatcgtgcagagaatgtgtggtgggcagtcgtcgtatgttcgaatcccgactaggagaggctgttagagtcaataggatcgtagcaagtgaccctgcaattgtcctgcactcaaggaactggcaaccctatccctactcaatttgtttgacagtagccaacatctactgccggcgtgggtcttatttgcaaaaatctggctaagatttgaaaatactacccatgtgccagcataccggctttgcagagtgaaacgaacagaacgtatagcggtgtcatgctgtttcatttacgcaaatggttagatgttgactgcaaaaacatggctgcctagcaggaccgtgcctgcactctaacagctggctgcgaagtctgtcgtataaacacAGAAGGTCGagtttcgataacagaatgtagcacctaggttttgcttttttttactaGTTTATTTAACACTTCTGGGTAGCTAAATTGAAGAAAGGTACTAGAAGCACCAGAAGTAAGTCTTTGCCATCTCTAATTCTTTaatatttaaaaacattcgttttGGAGACCAGTAGTTTAATGTACGCACACTAGCAGCAAACACAATGCATTCATTTTTAATATGTTCCGGAAATTTGACAGTTGAATTTTTGGAATGTACTAAAAACTTGGTGCATTGTGTTTGGGTCTTTAGTTTGACTTTCATTCGGCAGAGGACATTGTTATTACTGTTTCTCGACATTCGACTACTCTGCGCATAGTCTTCTTGATGGCATGTTTTTGgtcaaaataaaataatgaacaaattcgTAACACACGTAGCGCGCGTAACACGTTAAACGTTACACGAAATGAACGTATTACATGTGTATTGCTCTACTTGTGGCTGTGTGTTTGTGATAAACGTCGATTGACATGACAGCAAGATCTCAAGTGCTTATTTTTTTCAGCTAACCCCGTCGGTCACGAAATCCAGTGACAGAAGTGTACAAGGAAAAGTGACGGATTCTTAGCTAATTTTTTCATTAGTAAACCTCAAATCATTAAATCTGTATATTGTGCCATAAGTAGGTGTGTTTTGTGCTCTGAGTTGGACATAATAATTCAATCAAAATGGTAAGATGTCTACTGCTatcaatcgaaaaaaaaaaaaatactgtaCTGTTGGGCACGATTTTATCGTCTTTCCAATGGCGAAACTGTCGAGCAAGTTTCTCGAATGCTTGCTGCTACTAGGTCAATAGATTCTATTGTCCTACATCTAATCGCACGATAATGCAATTTTTATTATGCtgtgcatttttttctttttcagggAAATGAGACTTCTCTACCTATGGAGCTATGCTCAAATTGTAAGTATGAAGAATCCATGGCCTATAATTGTAGCTATGAGCTATGACAGTTGCGCTGGGTTCAAGTTGTAGCTATAACATAGATATCATTTAATCGGAATCGTCTTGAGCAATGTATAATTATTGGTTCAACAGAAGTTATTAAAGTTTAAACGCAATTTTGACCGCaaaattacatttaaatttcACTCTAGCTATGACAGTAGTCGTTCTATCCAAATAGGTATATCGATTTTTTAAAGAGATCTTTTTATTCGATACTTTTGCTTTCAAGAACCGTAAAAGTTCATGTAATGTAATAATCTAAGTGCAAAACATTCAATTAAGCTACCTTATCGctagcaaaaatatgttttagcgATTTTTTGCTTCTATCTTGGTGAAAATTTGTTGTCATTGCTTCATTTTACGAATgcaggaattttattttttctgcgCAGTATTTGTTCGGCGCAGAACTACCATTCGCGAATTATGGACTCTGTAATATGCATTGTGAGTGTTAACTTCAAATACAGCATTGTAGGTTTGTAATTTTGAGAATCAGATACTCCGTACGTATATTGCAATGCTACAAAACAAAAGCAACAGaggtccaaaaaaaattatctaaatatACATATTCCTTGTTCTAGTCGATGCTGACGAGATTCGCCGTTTGGGCAAACGCTTTAAGAAACTCGATTTGGATAATTCCGGTGCGTTGAGCATCGATGAGTTCATGTCGCTTCCAGAGTTGCAGCAGAATCCGCTGGTACAGCGCGTTATAGACATTTTTGACGCGGACGGCAACGGTGAAGTGGACTTTAAAGAATTCATACAGGGCGTGTCGCAGTTCAGCGTTAAGGGGGACAAACTGTCCAAACTGAAGTTCGCCTTTCGAATATATGACATGGACAACGATGGATACATTTCCAACGGAGAACTGTTTCAGGTAAGCTAATACGTGTGTGTATGTTGCCTATATTGCACGTAGCTCGGAGAAAACGtgtttctaaaattattcacaCGACAATAGGTTTTTAGTTTAGTTTGCATGCCACACGGTACAGCGTGATTAATATGCGCGTTATTTACACTAGCGCTGGGTGGTTTTGTTATTcgcttgaagttttttttttttttttttttttttcattcttctaAAAGGATCCATCCAGCTGTTTACGGTCATTAGACTCATGTGCCgagtaaatttattttaaaaataaaaaacacttTTTCAGGTGCTGAAAATGATGGTTGGAAACAATTTGAAAGACACCCAGTTGCAGCAGATTGTGGACAAAACCATCGTGTTCGCCGATAAGGACGAGGATGGCAAAATTTCCTTCGATGAGTTCTGCTCGGTAGTTGGTAATACTGATATTCACAAAAAGATGGTCGTCGATGTTTAAAGTACTAACTAATATTGATATATACATAAAAACAACAAACATTTAATTGCTagcaaaaaatatctaatttatTAACGTAAAACAAAGTAAGAGTGTCTGTGAATGTTGCATctgatgaaaacagaaaaacacaaATGTAGGTACTTTTGGTTTTTTTCTGTGTTGTTCACTCTCCATTTTTTCCCTCATGTTATAGAATTAAAACAAGCAGAAAAATTAATAAGTAAGATCTGTCAAAAATTTTAGGAAAGATTTAAAACTAAACGTGCGCTTGTTTACTGCAGAATTATTCGCTCATAAATCTACCAAAATTACTTCGTGTTTG contains these protein-coding regions:
- the LOC128735385 gene encoding calcineurin subunit B type 2 — its product is MGNETSLPMELCSNFDADEIRRLGKRFKKLDLDNSGALSIDEFMSLPELQQNPLVQRVIDIFDADGNGEVDFKEFIQGVSQFSVKGDKLSKLKFAFRIYDMDNDGYISNGELFQVLKMMVGNNLKDTQLQQIVDKTIVFADKDEDGKISFDEFCSVVGNTDIHKKMVVDV